A portion of the Shewanella sp. SNU WT4 genome contains these proteins:
- a CDS encoding undecaprenyl-diphosphate phosphatase — protein MDTFQVIILALIQGLTEFLPISSSAHLILPAQLFGWEDQGLSFDVAVHIGSLLAVVLYFRVEIGRMVVAWIASIAKGEHSDDSKLAWWIILATLPAVVIGFLAKDWVETYLRGPGIIAVTTVIFGLFLWYGDKMARCELSEYQTGWRKALLIGFAQVLALIPGTSRSGITMTAALLLGLNRDAAARFSFLMSIPVILGAATLMTKDIITEGLTIDWQALGLGVVVSFVAAYFCIHYFLKIISKMGMTPFVIYRLALGVFLCGFIFL, from the coding sequence ATGGACACGTTTCAAGTTATTATTCTCGCGTTAATTCAAGGGTTAACTGAGTTTTTACCGATTTCAAGTAGCGCGCATTTAATCTTGCCAGCGCAATTGTTTGGTTGGGAAGATCAAGGCTTATCCTTTGATGTAGCCGTGCATATTGGTTCATTACTGGCGGTAGTTTTATATTTTAGAGTCGAAATTGGCCGCATGGTGGTTGCTTGGATAGCGAGTATTGCCAAAGGTGAGCATAGCGATGATAGTAAGCTAGCGTGGTGGATTATCTTAGCCACCTTGCCTGCTGTGGTAATTGGCTTTTTAGCCAAAGATTGGGTCGAAACCTATTTGCGTGGCCCTGGTATTATTGCCGTGACCACTGTGATTTTTGGCTTGTTCTTATGGTACGGCGACAAAATGGCGCGCTGCGAATTAAGCGAATATCAAACTGGCTGGCGCAAGGCGCTCTTGATTGGTTTTGCGCAGGTGCTAGCATTAATTCCTGGTACTTCTCGCAGCGGTATTACTATGACAGCAGCGCTGCTGCTGGGGCTAAATCGTGATGCGGCCGCGCGTTTCTCGTTTTTAATGTCAATTCCAGTGATCTTGGGTGCAGCCACCCTAATGACGAAAGACATTATTACTGAAGGCCTTACCATAGATTGGCAAGCCCTTGGCCTTGGCGTGGTAGTGTCATTTGTGGCGGCTTATTTCTGTATTCACTATTTTCTGAAGATAATTAGCAAGATGGGCATGACCCCATTTGTTATCTATCGTTTAGCCTTAGGCGTGTTCTTATGTGGTTTTATTTTCCTCTAA
- the erpA gene encoding iron-sulfur cluster insertion protein ErpA, whose amino-acid sequence MTDQAETAVPIRFTDAAAEKVKSLLIEEQNDALKLRVYVTGGGCSGFQYGFTFDEKVNEGDFTVEKQGVQLVVDPMSLQYLVGGEVDYTSGLEGSRFFVKNPNATTTCGCGASFSV is encoded by the coding sequence ATGACTGATCAAGCTGAAACAGCGGTGCCGATCCGCTTTACCGATGCGGCCGCTGAGAAAGTAAAAAGTCTGCTGATTGAAGAGCAAAATGACGCCCTCAAGTTACGCGTGTATGTAACCGGTGGTGGTTGTTCTGGCTTCCAGTATGGCTTTACCTTCGATGAGAAAGTTAACGAAGGTGACTTCACTGTAGAAAAGCAAGGTGTGCAGTTAGTAGTAGACCCAATGAGCTTGCAATATTTAGTTGGCGGTGAAGTAGATTACACCTCTGGCCTTGAAGGTTCGCGCTTCTTTGTGAAAAACCCGAATGCCACCACTACATGTGGTTGTGGCGCGAGTTTCTCAGTGTAA
- the folB gene encoding dihydroneopterin aldolase, with protein MDKVLIRELKIDTIIGVYEWEKKLHQSLYLDLDMAWDNRAAAHGDDYEQALCYETVSKRLTALITAEPIELIETVAERVAKCVMTEFGVLWVKVRVMKPGAVPHARAVGVEIVRGHD; from the coding sequence ATGGACAAGGTATTAATTCGGGAACTCAAAATTGACACCATTATTGGTGTGTATGAGTGGGAAAAGAAACTGCATCAGAGTCTGTATTTAGATTTAGACATGGCATGGGATAATCGCGCAGCGGCCCATGGCGATGATTATGAGCAAGCCTTATGTTATGAAACCGTCAGTAAACGTTTAACTGCGTTAATTACCGCAGAACCGATTGAATTGATTGAAACTGTGGCTGAACGTGTGGCTAAGTGCGTGATGACAGAGTTTGGCGTCTTGTGGGTCAAGGTGCGAGTAATGAAGCCTGGGGCAGTCCCTCACGCGCGAGCCGTTGGCGTAGAAATAGTGCGCGGACATGACTAA
- a CDS encoding SAM-dependent methyltransferase, translating into MSSFFQCPICQQSLKSYLTTKDLHCEQHHKFPLNEAGYWVFAKSKKEKGASLSRAQMRSRMFLLASGMLTPIVAKMKPFVAAHFTQGQDYQWLDYDCGDGFYLGALKDSLQDSGLSLQPHGFTEAENALFVAAKNLNDVSLCQSSTKRLPYHDEAFDLLTLIDKPIKGKEYLRVLKQGGMALMVVVGPRHLWQIREQLYPSLEAKAFSLDLPDSLTVVATETIAWQADVSGEQALTLLDMTPYAWRANDKQRQAIASQAITGLEFDYRLVIAKKK; encoded by the coding sequence ATGAGCTCATTTTTTCAGTGCCCCATCTGCCAGCAATCACTAAAATCCTATTTGACGACCAAAGACTTACATTGTGAGCAGCACCATAAGTTTCCATTGAATGAAGCCGGTTATTGGGTGTTTGCTAAATCAAAGAAAGAAAAGGGTGCAAGTCTTAGTCGCGCGCAAATGCGCTCGCGGATGTTTTTGCTTGCCAGTGGCATGCTGACGCCAATCGTCGCCAAGATGAAGCCGTTCGTCGCTGCCCATTTTACTCAAGGGCAAGATTATCAGTGGCTGGATTATGATTGTGGTGATGGATTTTATTTAGGTGCGCTTAAAGACAGCTTGCAAGACTCAGGTTTAAGCCTACAACCTCATGGTTTCACTGAAGCCGAAAATGCGTTATTTGTGGCGGCCAAGAATCTTAACGATGTTAGTTTATGCCAAAGCTCCACTAAGCGATTGCCTTACCATGATGAGGCGTTTGATCTACTGACCTTGATAGATAAGCCTATTAAAGGCAAAGAATACTTACGGGTGCTCAAGCAAGGCGGTATGGCCTTAATGGTTGTGGTTGGGCCTCGTCACTTGTGGCAAATTCGCGAGCAGTTATATCCAAGCTTAGAAGCTAAAGCCTTCAGTCTTGATTTGCCGGATTCGTTAACTGTGGTTGCTACTGAAACCATAGCGTGGCAAGCAGATGTGAGCGGTGAGCAAGCATTAACTTTATTGGATATGACACCGTATGCGTGGCGCGCTAATGATAAACAAAGGCAAGCAATAGCGAGTCAAGCCATTACAGGATTAGAGTTTGATTATCGTTTAGTGATAGCTAAGAAGAAGTAA
- the hemL gene encoding glutamate-1-semialdehyde 2,1-aminomutase, which yields MTRSDSLFEQAKLSIPGGVNSPVRAFNGVGGSPRFIEKADGAYIYDADGKAYIDYVGSWGPMILGHNHPKIREAVLKAVENGLSFGAPTELEVQMAEKVIAMVPSIEQVRMVSSGTEATMSAIRLARGFTNRDKILKFEGCYHGHADCLLVKAGSGALTLGQPSSPGIPEDFAKHTLTAVYNDLDSVKAMFAEHPESIACIIIEPVAGNMNCIPPVPGFLQGLRQVCDQYGALLIIDEVMTGFRVSQSGAQGHYGVTPDLTTLGKVIGGGMPVGAFGGRRDVMQFIAPTGPVYQAGTLSGNPIAMSAGLAQMEALCEPGIYPALADKTKRIAEGFKAAADKHGIPMAINYVGGMFGFFFTDEPQVTCFEQVTRCNMEQFRAFYHGMLDNGVYLAPSAYEAGFLSMAHGDAEIEQTLAIADRVLADMASR from the coding sequence ATGACCCGTTCCGACAGCTTATTTGAACAGGCGAAGCTATCTATCCCAGGTGGCGTTAACTCTCCCGTGCGTGCGTTTAATGGCGTTGGCGGTTCACCACGCTTTATTGAGAAAGCCGATGGCGCCTATATCTATGATGCCGATGGCAAAGCTTATATTGATTACGTAGGTTCGTGGGGGCCTATGATTTTAGGCCACAACCACCCTAAAATTCGCGAAGCCGTGCTTAAGGCCGTTGAGAATGGCTTATCGTTTGGCGCGCCGACTGAACTTGAAGTGCAAATGGCTGAAAAAGTGATTGCCATGGTGCCATCCATTGAGCAAGTGCGTATGGTGAGTTCAGGCACAGAAGCCACCATGAGTGCCATTCGTCTGGCTCGCGGTTTCACTAACCGCGATAAGATTCTGAAATTTGAAGGCTGCTACCATGGTCACGCTGACTGCTTATTGGTTAAAGCTGGCTCTGGCGCCCTGACCTTAGGTCAACCAAGCTCACCTGGTATCCCAGAAGATTTCGCTAAGCACACCTTAACCGCTGTGTATAACGACTTAGATTCAGTTAAAGCCATGTTTGCTGAGCATCCAGAAAGCATAGCTTGTATCATCATTGAGCCTGTGGCTGGCAACATGAACTGTATTCCGCCAGTACCAGGTTTCTTACAAGGCCTGCGCCAAGTATGCGACCAATACGGCGCCTTGCTGATTATTGATGAAGTCATGACGGGATTTCGCGTATCTCAAAGCGGCGCTCAAGGCCATTATGGCGTGACTCCTGATTTAACAACCTTAGGTAAGGTCATAGGTGGCGGCATGCCGGTGGGTGCCTTTGGTGGTCGTCGTGATGTGATGCAGTTTATCGCGCCAACAGGCCCAGTTTATCAAGCTGGTACCTTATCTGGTAACCCGATTGCTATGTCTGCTGGTTTAGCGCAGATGGAAGCCTTATGTGAGCCAGGCATTTATCCAGCGTTAGCAGACAAGACCAAGCGCATTGCCGAAGGCTTTAAAGCCGCCGCCGATAAGCATGGCATTCCAATGGCGATTAACTATGTGGGCGGTATGTTTGGTTTCTTCTTTACCGATGAGCCACAAGTGACTTGTTTTGAGCAAGTGACCCGCTGCAACATGGAGCAGTTCCGCGCCTTCTACCACGGCATGCTTGATAACGGTGTGTATTTAGCGCCAAGCGCTTATGAAGCCGGATTCTTATCTATGGCTCATGGTGATGCCGAAATCGAACAGACCTTAGCCATTGCCGATCGCGTGCTGGCTGACATGGCGAGCCGTTAA
- the folK gene encoding 2-amino-4-hydroxy-6-hydroxymethyldihydropteridine diphosphokinase yields MASIFISLGSNIQPEHYLWQGLHDLAQQFDALTLSSVYESEAVGFDGGNFLNMVVAAETSLPVSEVVSLFKTIEAAHGRLPSSQKFSSRTLDIDLLLYDDLVCQEPVELPRAEITENAFVLQPLAEIAATRVHPLTGKNYQTLWQAYSKPQRLWVVEFDWPPQVSQ; encoded by the coding sequence ATGGCCAGTATTTTTATTAGTTTGGGCAGTAATATTCAGCCTGAACATTATTTATGGCAAGGATTACATGACCTTGCACAGCAATTTGATGCGTTAACTTTATCGTCGGTTTACGAAAGTGAAGCCGTTGGTTTTGACGGCGGTAATTTTTTAAACATGGTAGTGGCGGCAGAAACCTCGTTACCTGTGAGTGAAGTTGTTAGTTTATTCAAGACCATAGAAGCCGCTCATGGGCGCTTACCTAGTTCACAAAAATTTAGCTCTCGCACCTTAGATATTGATTTATTGCTGTATGACGATTTAGTGTGTCAAGAGCCGGTGGAATTACCGCGGGCTGAAATCACTGAAAATGCTTTTGTATTGCAACCTTTGGCTGAAATCGCCGCAACGCGCGTGCATCCGCTAACAGGAAAGAATTATCAAACACTTTGGCAAGCTTACTCTAAGCCGCAGCGCTTATGGGTTGTTGAGTTTGACTGGCCACCACAAGTCTCACAATAA
- a CDS encoding ExeA family protein: MYKAFFGLSDNPFSIAPNPAYLFLSERHSEALVHLTYGLGDSGGFALLTGEVGTGKTTVSRCLLGQLPENTDTAFILNPALTELELLATICDELHIDYQAQPTLKQLTDLISRFLLNNHQQGRNTVLIIDEAQHLRASVLEQLRLLTNLETDTKKLLQVVLIGQPELQQLLKRQELRQLAQRITARYHLMPLNQQEVARYVQHRLEVAGRFQPLFSAKALVHLHQLSGGIPRLINLICDRALMAAYAKGLANVGREQVASAAQEVSGDAIEAAPSRPWIGWVLVTLMVSVLVFVILTKWLPSVEAVADKASNQPNPELTKLASKQILSTAEPAITYQQNGSNAPNANQDAIAQLQWRQALTQATEANAYAALLGAWDKTPIVGLSSCQAALDQGLKCSQFQGDVKLLEQLNYPAVVHMLNDEQQLFYAALLAIDNHELLLQLGELQFWVNRDWFNRHFGGSFELLVHPTEISLNAIGPGVVGSRVQWLEDALALVQQRSVRTLSKFDDELTLNLKQFQQQQGLKADGIAGRDTLSRLDMLLNTTGPQLTQAVQ; this comes from the coding sequence ATGTATAAAGCGTTTTTCGGACTTAGTGACAATCCCTTTTCAATTGCACCTAATCCTGCTTACTTATTTTTAAGTGAGCGTCATAGCGAAGCTTTAGTGCATCTCACTTATGGCTTAGGCGACAGCGGCGGCTTTGCGCTACTGACGGGCGAAGTGGGAACCGGTAAAACCACAGTGTCTCGCTGTTTGTTGGGGCAATTACCAGAAAATACCGATACTGCCTTTATTCTCAATCCAGCCTTAACTGAGTTAGAACTGCTAGCAACTATTTGCGATGAGCTCCACATTGACTATCAAGCGCAGCCAACGCTTAAGCAGTTAACTGATCTTATCAGTCGGTTTTTACTGAATAATCATCAACAGGGGCGCAATACAGTACTTATCATTGATGAAGCGCAGCATTTACGGGCGAGCGTGCTAGAGCAATTGCGCCTACTGACCAATCTTGAAACCGACACTAAAAAGCTATTGCAAGTGGTATTAATTGGTCAGCCGGAGTTACAGCAATTACTTAAACGCCAAGAATTAAGACAATTAGCCCAGCGTATTACCGCGCGCTATCATCTTATGCCGTTAAATCAGCAAGAGGTGGCGCGTTACGTGCAGCACCGCCTTGAGGTCGCTGGTCGTTTTCAGCCGTTATTTAGCGCTAAGGCGTTAGTGCATTTGCATCAGCTTAGTGGCGGTATTCCGCGCTTAATCAATTTAATATGCGATCGCGCCTTGATGGCGGCTTATGCCAAAGGGCTTGCAAATGTTGGCCGCGAGCAAGTGGCGAGCGCCGCGCAGGAAGTCAGTGGCGATGCCATTGAGGCAGCACCTTCTCGGCCTTGGATTGGCTGGGTGTTAGTGACGTTAATGGTGTCTGTGTTAGTGTTTGTTATTTTAACTAAATGGCTGCCAAGTGTTGAGGCTGTAGCGGACAAGGCCAGCAATCAACCTAATCCTGAGTTGACTAAGTTAGCAAGCAAACAAATATTAAGCACAGCTGAGCCTGCTATTACCTATCAGCAAAATGGCAGTAACGCTCCAAACGCCAATCAAGATGCCATAGCGCAGTTACAATGGCGCCAAGCCTTGACTCAAGCCACAGAAGCCAACGCTTACGCGGCCTTGTTAGGCGCTTGGGATAAAACGCCGATAGTGGGTTTAAGTTCGTGCCAAGCGGCGTTAGATCAAGGCCTTAAGTGCAGTCAATTTCAAGGCGATGTTAAGCTGTTAGAGCAGCTTAATTATCCTGCCGTGGTTCACATGCTTAACGATGAGCAGCAGTTGTTTTATGCCGCTTTGCTGGCCATTGATAACCACGAATTATTACTGCAACTGGGTGAGCTGCAATTTTGGGTGAACCGTGATTGGTTTAATCGTCATTTTGGTGGCAGCTTTGAGTTGTTAGTTCATCCCACCGAGATTAGCTTAAATGCTATTGGTCCTGGGGTTGTCGGTTCCCGCGTGCAATGGTTAGAAGACGCATTAGCGCTAGTGCAGCAGCGCAGCGTGCGCACTTTGTCAAAATTTGATGATGAACTCACGCTCAATCTTAAACAATTTCAACAACAACAGGGATTAAAGGCCGATGGGATTGCCGGACGCGACACCCTTAGCCGTTTAGATATGTTACTTAACACTACAGGTCCTCAACTGACGCAGGCGGTCCAATAA
- a CDS encoding DUF6776 family protein yields MTNPSEWRRRLHGYGTMKRSSHIYMMLLVIVAFVVGVLSNILWQESPVSASSAEREEIVRLRAEQEVRAQELAKANINLTVATEANQNMQKLFNDQVQQLALLNRELTFYRSIMAPDHTAEGIAINTLEILPGIEPGQLQLQLVLTQLEKRKRTLKGKAKIILLGLLDGKEHSMTLTSLTGSSLEFDFRYFQVLDSRFSLPAGFELKQIDVEIQVPASRWNKNAQAKQSFNAADVMQGATSTETILEQNTQVIDNPEQQTELRGSND; encoded by the coding sequence ATGACTAATCCATCCGAATGGCGCCGTCGTTTACATGGTTACGGAACTATGAAACGTTCGTCACATATCTATATGATGCTACTAGTTATAGTGGCCTTTGTGGTTGGGGTGTTGTCCAATATTCTTTGGCAAGAATCCCCAGTATCAGCATCAAGCGCTGAAAGAGAAGAAATAGTGCGACTGCGCGCAGAGCAAGAAGTGCGGGCGCAAGAATTGGCTAAAGCGAATATCAATTTAACCGTTGCGACTGAAGCCAATCAAAATATGCAAAAACTGTTTAATGATCAGGTGCAGCAATTAGCCTTGCTCAACCGCGAGTTAACTTTTTATCGCAGCATTATGGCACCAGATCATACCGCTGAAGGTATTGCTATCAATACCTTAGAAATACTTCCCGGCATAGAGCCAGGGCAATTGCAGTTGCAATTGGTGTTAACTCAATTAGAAAAGCGTAAACGCACCTTAAAAGGTAAGGCCAAAATTATCTTGTTAGGGCTACTTGATGGCAAAGAGCATTCGATGACATTAACGTCACTGACTGGCTCATCGCTCGAGTTTGATTTTCGTTATTTTCAGGTGTTAGACAGTCGTTTTAGCCTGCCTGCTGGGTTTGAACTTAAGCAGATAGACGTGGAGATTCAAGTGCCAGCCAGTCGCTGGAATAAGAATGCCCAAGCGAAACAAAGTTTTAATGCCGCAGATGTTATGCAAGGTGCCACGAGCACCGAGACAATACTTGAACAAAATACTCAGGTAATAGATAATCCTGAGCAGCAAACAGAGTTAAGAGGTAGTAATGACTGA
- the nhaD gene encoding sodium:proton antiporter NhaD: MFHMFLISLAVLALISIMTEEITHINKAKTTLFLGCVAWISLFIDASISGHSQEIKHQLDENLLEIATLWLFLMSTMTFVAYLNAKGLIQGLIEKIFPEQLSVRKLMLMIAVFSLVLSSVCDNVTTTLVSIGLLTSFQLHWRMRRRIAVLIIFSVNSGGVALITGDVTTLMIFLDGHLSMSQLIVLFLPAISSVALLALLFSRNANGIVQTTPSQSQYSTVDLIIAAVFAITIAMTMVLNLLFSIPPVLTFLCGLSVMFLLGQINHSNSEEIKILEYIRQVEFETLLFFLGILLLVGMLKQIGSLDALALIYSQYNPQLSNYFTGIASAFIDNVPMTAALLKAQPQLSIPEWLGLTYAVGVGGSLLVIGSAAGIIAMSRVKELTFTSYLKYFPSLFLCYSVGYGLTLLIANYFFG, translated from the coding sequence ATGTTTCATATGTTCTTAATTAGCCTCGCGGTACTGGCGTTAATAAGTATCATGACGGAAGAGATCACCCATATAAATAAAGCGAAAACCACTCTGTTTTTAGGGTGCGTCGCTTGGATTAGCTTATTCATTGATGCCTCCATATCTGGCCACAGCCAAGAAATAAAACATCAACTCGATGAAAACTTGCTAGAGATTGCCACCTTGTGGCTGTTTTTGATGTCGACCATGACGTTTGTGGCCTACCTTAACGCTAAAGGCTTGATTCAAGGGCTGATTGAAAAGATTTTCCCCGAGCAATTAAGCGTGCGTAAATTGATGCTGATGATTGCGGTGTTCTCACTCGTCTTATCATCCGTATGTGACAACGTAACAACTACCTTAGTGTCCATAGGGCTATTGACAAGCTTTCAATTACATTGGCGTATGCGCAGACGCATCGCCGTGCTGATTATTTTCTCGGTTAACTCAGGGGGGGTTGCGCTCATCACAGGCGATGTAACTACCTTGATGATTTTCCTTGATGGTCATTTAAGCATGTCACAATTAATCGTGTTATTTTTGCCGGCTATCAGCAGTGTGGCATTGCTCGCCCTGCTGTTTTCTCGCAATGCCAACGGCATAGTGCAAACTACTCCGTCGCAGAGCCAATATTCAACGGTCGATTTAATCATAGCGGCTGTGTTTGCCATTACCATCGCCATGACCATGGTGCTTAACTTGCTGTTTAGCATTCCGCCAGTATTGACCTTTTTATGCGGCTTATCTGTGATGTTTTTACTGGGACAGATAAATCATAGCAACAGTGAAGAAATCAAGATTTTAGAATATATTCGCCAAGTAGAATTTGAAACCTTGTTGTTCTTCTTAGGTATTTTATTGTTAGTAGGCATGCTCAAGCAGATAGGCAGCTTAGATGCCTTGGCGTTGATCTACAGCCAATACAATCCTCAATTGTCTAACTATTTCACAGGCATTGCTTCGGCATTTATCGATAACGTACCTATGACAGCGGCGTTACTCAAAGCACAACCGCAATTATCGATACCTGAATGGTTAGGCTTGACCTATGCCGTAGGTGTGGGTGGTTCATTGTTAGTGATTGGCTCGGCCGCGGGCATTATCGCCATGAGCCGAGTGAAAGAGCTGACATTTACTAGCTACTTAAAGTATTTCCCATCGTTGTTTTTATGTTACAGCGTGGGCTATGGCTTGACCTTACTGATTGCTAATTACTTTTTCGGGTAA
- a CDS encoding Lpp/OprI family alanine-zipper lipoprotein, with translation MNKKLMMIAGVAMTAMLGGCANTTALEESVANLGNKVDQLSSEVSSMKNEQGKVAADARAAKNAAMDAQAEAKRANDRIDNMSSKYKK, from the coding sequence ATGAACAAGAAATTAATGATGATTGCTGGTGTTGCTATGACTGCTATGCTGGGTGGCTGTGCTAACACTACTGCTCTGGAAGAAAGCGTTGCAAACTTAGGTAACAAAGTTGATCAGCTGTCTTCTGAAGTTAGCTCTATGAAAAATGAGCAAGGCAAAGTAGCTGCTGACGCTCGTGCTGCTAAGAACGCAGCTATGGACGCTCAAGCTGAAGCTAAGCGCGCCAACGACCGTATCGATAACATGTCTTCTAAGTACAAGAAGTAA
- a CDS encoding general secretion pathway protein GspB, with translation MSILLDAVIRQKNQTSPDPLHAHLQSPVSKVKPSSQLPMLALSMLVGVALGGGSYALLNSDGVAQWLSSSAPNAQANGQTIEEATELAKAAKNKQTEIDTQAPSVIRSYQRVSLPLAQERHSLVMNSGRDSGMSGGIYSQGYGQDYDQSYDQNYDQNYGQVASAEAMDEDVELAETGSGSGSGFATANSQSLILGNTNLTAQQQRIIAEAMAADSQMAQIKPQTNRQTHAEPKDLVAAFQEALKQVEYQHSMANEVSSNKLNPIPQDSDISIPKLGELPYALQAQVPDFSIVAHVYASSPQKRWLNVDGVELQQGDSIAGGIKIIEIRPRDVVMEMAGTQFRVPAI, from the coding sequence ATGTCGATATTATTGGACGCTGTGATACGTCAGAAAAATCAAACTAGCCCAGATCCCCTGCATGCCCATTTGCAGTCGCCAGTTAGCAAGGTTAAGCCTAGCTCGCAACTACCTATGCTCGCACTGTCGATGCTCGTGGGCGTAGCCTTAGGTGGTGGCAGTTATGCACTGCTTAATAGCGATGGGGTGGCGCAATGGTTATCCTCAAGTGCGCCTAATGCTCAAGCTAATGGCCAAACTATTGAAGAGGCTACAGAGTTAGCCAAAGCCGCAAAAAATAAACAAACAGAGATAGATACACAGGCGCCAAGCGTTATTCGTAGCTATCAAAGAGTCAGCTTACCCTTAGCTCAAGAGCGTCATTCTCTGGTAATGAATAGTGGCCGAGATAGTGGAATGAGTGGCGGGATTTATAGTCAAGGCTATGGTCAAGACTATGATCAAAGCTATGACCAAAACTATGACCAAAACTATGGTCAAGTAGCGAGTGCCGAAGCCATGGATGAAGATGTTGAGTTAGCAGAGACTGGTTCAGGCTCAGGCTCAGGCTTTGCTACTGCTAACTCGCAGTCGCTGATTTTAGGCAATACCAATTTAACTGCGCAGCAGCAACGCATTATCGCAGAAGCTATGGCTGCAGATAGCCAAATGGCTCAAATTAAACCCCAAACCAACCGCCAAACCCATGCCGAGCCCAAAGATTTAGTGGCGGCCTTTCAAGAGGCGCTGAAGCAAGTTGAATATCAACATTCAATGGCGAATGAAGTGAGTAGTAACAAGCTAAATCCTATTCCACAAGATAGTGACATTAGCATTCCTAAACTTGGGGAGTTGCCATATGCACTGCAAGCGCAAGTACCTGATTTTTCTATTGTGGCCCATGTGTATGCCAGTTCACCGCAAAAGCGTTGGTTGAATGTTGATGGCGTCGAGTTGCAGCAAGGTGACAGTATTGCCGGCGGCATAAAAATTATTGAGATTCGACCAAGAGATGTCGTCATGGAAATGGCCGGTACTCAATTTAGAGTCCCAGCCATTTAG
- a CDS encoding multifunctional CCA addition/repair protein: MDIYLVGGAVRDRLLGLDVKDKDYMVVGASAEQMLALGYRQVGKDFPVFLHPNTQAEYALARTERKVASGYAGFVCDASANVTLEQDLMRRDLTINAIAEDTHGQLHDPYHGLDDLKSKTLRHVSDAFVEDPLRVLRVARFAARFASLGFSVANSTLSLMRTIAESGELESLSAERIAVEIEKALTTKNPEVFFQVLRACGALNVIMPELDALFGVPQPEIYHPEIDTGLHSLLVLQQACLLTDDPALRFAALVHDLGKALTPKNKWPSHHGHDLLGIKPVTRLCERLRLPNNYKQLALMATEFHQLLHTIEQLRAETILKIFNKTDMWRKPERLEALIVICTADSRGRYGFENKAYPRGQYLRECYQLARQIDVRVILDQGYQGAEIKEKLEEMRLKIINDKKTAR, encoded by the coding sequence GTGGATATTTATCTGGTTGGCGGCGCAGTGCGTGACCGTTTATTAGGCTTAGACGTTAAAGACAAAGATTATATGGTGGTCGGCGCCAGCGCCGAGCAAATGCTGGCCTTAGGTTATCGCCAAGTAGGTAAAGATTTCCCAGTATTTTTGCATCCCAACACTCAAGCGGAATACGCGCTCGCGCGCACTGAGCGTAAAGTGGCGAGTGGTTATGCCGGCTTTGTATGTGATGCCAGTGCCAACGTCACTTTAGAGCAAGATCTCATGCGCCGGGATTTAACCATTAATGCCATTGCCGAAGATACTCATGGCCAATTGCATGACCCTTATCATGGCCTTGATGATCTTAAGAGCAAAACCTTAAGGCATGTGTCTGACGCCTTTGTTGAAGATCCGCTTAGAGTGTTAAGGGTCGCACGCTTTGCCGCCCGCTTTGCATCCCTTGGCTTTAGTGTCGCCAATTCAACCTTAAGCTTAATGCGCACAATAGCTGAGAGTGGCGAGCTTGAAAGCTTAAGCGCTGAGCGCATTGCTGTTGAAATTGAAAAAGCGTTGACCACAAAAAATCCAGAAGTTTTTTTTCAGGTGCTGCGAGCCTGCGGCGCGCTCAACGTGATAATGCCAGAACTCGATGCCCTCTTTGGCGTGCCGCAACCAGAAATTTATCATCCAGAAATAGATACTGGGCTTCATAGCCTATTAGTGCTGCAACAAGCCTGTTTATTGACCGATGACCCAGCGCTGCGCTTTGCAGCCTTAGTGCATGACTTAGGTAAAGCCTTAACCCCTAAAAATAAGTGGCCCAGCCATCATGGCCATGATTTGCTCGGTATTAAACCTGTGACTCGCTTATGTGAACGCTTGCGTCTGCCCAACAACTATAAACAGTTAGCGCTTATGGCCACTGAATTTCACCAATTGCTACATACCATTGAGCAACTGCGCGCCGAAACCATACTGAAAATTTTTAATAAGACAGATATGTGGCGTAAACCCGAACGCTTAGAAGCACTGATAGTTATCTGTACTGCAGATAGTCGTGGACGATACGGATTTGAGAATAAAGCGTATCCACGAGGTCAATATCTGCGCGAATGTTACCAACTTGCTAGGCAAATTGATGTGCGCGTTATATTAGACCAAGGTTATCAAGGTGCTGAAATCAAAGAAAAACTTGAAGAAATGCGACTAAAGATAATTAATGACAAAAAAACCGCAAGATAG